One Stigmatella aurantiaca genomic region harbors:
- a CDS encoding ArnT family glycosyltransferase, whose product MLGRAPTREERRLAWGLGLLAFVALLLAERAVGFVRDEGIYFAAAESYANWFRLLFQAPTTALTDTAIVRAYDINHEHPVLMKQLFGLSQLLFHETLGWLRPATALRLPALLLSASVPPLLFLLGSALYGRAAGLFAALSFLLVPRHAFNAELACFDLPVVAMWLLVVYAFWRALEDVRWGFWSGLLFGLALATKHNALFLPFVLAPFALWRAWTESAHQPAAREGLGRFVGVFSATALLYALLFVAQGPEGFVRKFFLLSPHVLLFVAMGGSAAWVLLGLYRTHAPTARALLPLAAFAVAGPVLFYLHWPYLWHHPVERAAWYLAFHAHHEHYPWFYLGELLRAPPFPLAYVLVKTALTVPTSLFAPMVTGWLAVVGRALLSLSSRTRAWVQPPSLSEALVAVNAVASLLIISHPQVPHFGGVKHWIPSMAFLGLLAGAAVVRGCNALLERLRAHRPTLPAWALQAPVFALLMLPALVGLVRVFPYGTGFYSELAGGVPGAASLGMQRQFWSSHVTGVLPWINANAKPGARVYFHEVTGYSVRDYQRNGMLRPDIQAVWSPFEADLVAYQYHQEFRYQEFEIWQAFGTRTPVTGLYVDETPHIIVYQRPGA is encoded by the coding sequence ATGCTCGGACGGGCTCCGACACGCGAGGAGCGGCGCCTGGCCTGGGGCCTGGGGCTGCTGGCGTTCGTGGCCCTGCTGCTGGCCGAGCGCGCGGTGGGCTTCGTGCGGGACGAGGGCATCTACTTCGCCGCCGCGGAGAGCTACGCGAACTGGTTCCGCCTGCTCTTCCAAGCGCCCACCACGGCGCTCACGGACACGGCCATCGTCCGCGCGTACGACATCAACCACGAGCACCCGGTGCTCATGAAGCAGCTCTTCGGGCTCTCGCAGCTGCTCTTCCACGAGACGCTGGGGTGGCTGCGGCCCGCCACCGCCCTCCGCCTGCCCGCCCTGCTCCTGTCGGCCTCGGTGCCCCCGCTCCTGTTCCTGCTGGGCAGCGCGCTCTACGGGCGCGCCGCGGGGCTCTTCGCCGCCCTCAGCTTCCTGCTCGTTCCCCGCCATGCGTTCAACGCGGAGCTGGCGTGCTTCGACCTGCCCGTGGTGGCCATGTGGCTGCTCGTGGTCTACGCCTTCTGGCGCGCCCTGGAGGATGTGCGCTGGGGCTTCTGGAGCGGCCTCCTCTTCGGGCTGGCGCTCGCCACCAAGCACAACGCGCTCTTCCTGCCCTTCGTCCTGGCCCCCTTCGCGCTCTGGCGCGCGTGGACGGAGAGCGCGCACCAGCCGGCGGCCCGCGAGGGGCTCGGGCGCTTCGTGGGCGTGTTCTCCGCCACCGCGCTGCTCTATGCCCTGCTCTTCGTGGCGCAGGGGCCCGAGGGCTTCGTGCGGAAGTTCTTCCTGCTGAGCCCCCACGTGCTGCTCTTCGTGGCCATGGGCGGGAGCGCGGCCTGGGTGCTTCTCGGGCTGTACCGCACCCACGCGCCCACGGCCCGGGCGCTGCTGCCCCTCGCCGCCTTCGCGGTGGCGGGGCCCGTGCTCTTCTACCTGCACTGGCCCTACCTCTGGCACCACCCGGTGGAGCGCGCGGCCTGGTACCTCGCCTTCCACGCCCATCACGAGCACTACCCGTGGTTCTACCTGGGCGAGCTGCTCCGCGCGCCGCCCTTCCCCCTCGCGTACGTGCTGGTGAAGACGGCGCTCACGGTGCCCACGAGCCTCTTCGCCCCCATGGTGACGGGCTGGCTCGCGGTGGTGGGCCGGGCCCTGCTGAGCCTGTCGTCCCGCACGCGCGCCTGGGTGCAGCCGCCGTCCCTGTCCGAGGCCCTGGTGGCCGTGAACGCGGTGGCCTCCCTCCTCATCATCAGTCACCCCCAGGTGCCCCACTTCGGCGGGGTGAAGCACTGGATTCCCTCCATGGCGTTCCTCGGGCTGCTGGCGGGGGCCGCGGTGGTGCGCGGCTGCAACGCCCTGCTCGAGCGGCTCCGGGCCCACCGCCCCACCCTGCCCGCCTGGGCGCTCCAGGCGCCCGTGTTCGCCCTGCTGATGCTGCCGGCGCTCGTGGGGCTCGTGCGGGTGTTCCCCTACGGCACGGGCTTCTACTCGGAGCTCGCGGGGGGCGTGCCCGGGGCGGCCTCGCTGGGCATGCAGCGCCAGTTCTGGTCCAGCCACGTGACGGGCGTGCTGCCGTGGATCAACGCGAACGCGAAGCCCGGGGCGCGGGTCTACTTCCACGAGGTGACGGGCTACTCGGTGCGCGACTACCAGCGCAACGGCATGCTGCGGCCCGACATCCAGGCGGTGTGGAGCCCCTTCGAGGCGGACCTCGTCGCGTACCAGTACCACCAGGAGTTCCGCTACCAGGAGTTCGAGATCTGGCAGGCCTTCGGCACGCGGACGCCCGTCACCGGGCTCTATGTGGACGAGACGCCGCACATCATCGTCTACCAGCGGCCGGGCGCCTGA